A section of the Frankiales bacterium genome encodes:
- the coaBC gene encoding bifunctional phosphopantothenoylcysteine decarboxylase/phosphopantothenate--cysteine ligase CoaBC, with the protein MTPGRAPGALSVVLGVGGGIAAYKAAELLRRFAESGHDVTVVPTRAALRFVGSATWEALSGKPVSAEVWDDVADVPHVRLGQQADLVVVAPATADLLARAAAGLADDLLANVLLTAHCPVVMAPAMHTEMWEHPATRANVALLRERGVVVLDPAVGRLTGADSGPGRLPEPQAIYDACLAVLSGPRAADLAGRRVVVSAGGTREHLDPVRFLGNSSSGKQGYALAAAAAARGASVVLVSANVALPDPAGASVVRVTSAEDLRRAVGEHAATADAVVMAAAVADFRPVAASAYKIKKDDAGGAPDPVVLERTVDVLAETVARRDEQRRAQVVVGFAAETGDESAGVLDHARAKLARKGCDLLVVNDVGGGATFGADDNEVVVLGRDGTEVHVPRASKQAVADAVWDAVVARLPR; encoded by the coding sequence ATGACGCCCGGCCGCGCCCCCGGCGCGCTGTCGGTCGTCCTCGGCGTCGGCGGGGGCATCGCGGCCTACAAGGCCGCGGAGCTCCTGCGCCGCTTCGCCGAGTCCGGCCACGACGTCACCGTCGTGCCCACCCGCGCGGCCCTGCGCTTCGTCGGCTCGGCCACCTGGGAGGCGCTCTCGGGCAAGCCCGTCTCGGCCGAGGTGTGGGACGACGTCGCCGACGTGCCCCACGTGCGCCTCGGGCAGCAGGCCGACCTCGTGGTCGTGGCCCCCGCCACCGCCGACCTGCTGGCCCGTGCGGCCGCCGGGCTGGCCGACGACCTGCTCGCCAACGTCCTGCTCACCGCGCACTGCCCCGTGGTCATGGCCCCGGCGATGCACACGGAGATGTGGGAGCACCCGGCCACCCGTGCCAACGTCGCGCTGCTGCGCGAGCGCGGCGTGGTCGTCCTCGACCCCGCGGTGGGCCGGCTCACCGGCGCCGACTCCGGGCCCGGCCGCCTGCCCGAGCCGCAGGCGATCTACGACGCCTGCCTCGCCGTCCTGTCCGGTCCGCGGGCCGCGGACCTCGCCGGCCGCCGCGTCGTCGTCTCGGCGGGCGGCACCCGCGAGCACCTCGACCCGGTGCGGTTCCTCGGCAACTCCAGCAGCGGCAAGCAGGGCTACGCGCTGGCCGCGGCGGCCGCCGCGCGCGGCGCCTCGGTCGTGCTGGTGTCCGCGAACGTGGCGCTGCCCGACCCCGCCGGGGCGAGCGTGGTGCGCGTGACCTCGGCCGAGGACCTGCGCCGGGCGGTGGGTGAGCACGCCGCGACCGCCGACGCGGTCGTCATGGCCGCGGCCGTCGCCGACTTCCGGCCGGTCGCGGCGTCGGCGTACAAGATCAAGAAGGACGACGCCGGGGGAGCGCCCGACCCGGTCGTGCTCGAGCGCACCGTGGACGTGCTCGCGGAGACCGTGGCGCGCCGCGACGAGCAGCGCCGGGCCCAGGTGGTCGTCGGCTTCGCGGCCGAGACGGGCGACGAGTCCGCCGGCGTGCTCGACCACGCCCGCGCCAAGCTCGCGCGCAAGGGCTGCGACCTGCTCGTGGTCAACGACGTGGGCGGCGGCGCGACGTTCGGCGCGGACGACAACGAGGTCGTGGTGCTCGGCCGCGACGGCACCGAGGTGCACGTCCCCCGCGCCTCCAAGCAGGCGGTGGCCGACGCCGTGTGGGACGCCGTGGTCGCCCGCCTCCCGCGCTGA
- a CDS encoding methionine adenosyltransferase: MARRLFTSESVTEGHPDKIADQISDSILDAMLKEDPRSRVAVETLITTGQVHVAGEVTTSGWVDIPAIVRDRVLEIGYDSSKKGFDGASCGVSVSIGSQSPDIAQGVDDALEERTEGSHDELDRQGAGDQGLMFGYACDDTPELMPLPIHLAHRLARRLTQVRKDGAIPYLRPDGKTQVTIEYDEDDRAVRLDTVVVSTQHASDIDLATLLAPDVAELVVTPELADLTIDTEGYRLLVNPTGRFEIGGPMGDAGLTGRKIIVDTYGGMARHGGGAFSGKDPSKVDRSAAYAMRWVAKNVVASGLARRCEVQVAYAIGKAHPVGVFVETFGTGVRPDADIQSAVLEVFDLRPAAIIRDLDLLRPIYTATAAYGHFGRELPDFSWERTDRADALRAAAGL, translated from the coding sequence GTGGCCCGTCGCCTGTTCACCTCCGAGTCGGTCACCGAGGGTCACCCGGACAAGATCGCCGACCAGATCAGCGACTCGATCCTCGACGCGATGCTCAAGGAGGACCCGCGCAGCCGGGTCGCCGTCGAGACGCTCATCACCACCGGCCAGGTGCACGTGGCCGGCGAGGTCACCACCTCGGGCTGGGTCGACATCCCCGCGATCGTGCGCGACCGCGTCCTGGAGATCGGCTACGACTCCAGCAAGAAGGGCTTCGACGGCGCCTCGTGCGGGGTCAGCGTCTCCATCGGCTCGCAGAGCCCGGACATCGCGCAGGGCGTCGACGACGCCCTCGAGGAGCGCACCGAGGGCAGCCACGACGAGCTCGACCGGCAGGGCGCCGGCGACCAGGGCCTCATGTTCGGCTACGCCTGCGACGACACCCCCGAGCTCATGCCGCTGCCGATCCACCTCGCGCACCGGCTGGCCCGCCGCCTCACCCAGGTGCGCAAGGACGGCGCCATCCCCTACCTGCGCCCCGACGGCAAGACCCAGGTGACGATCGAGTACGACGAGGACGACCGCGCCGTGCGGCTCGACACCGTCGTCGTCTCGACGCAGCACGCCTCGGACATCGACCTCGCGACGCTGCTCGCGCCCGACGTCGCCGAGCTCGTCGTCACCCCCGAGCTGGCCGACCTCACCATCGACACCGAGGGCTACCGGCTGCTCGTGAACCCCACCGGCCGGTTCGAGATCGGTGGCCCCATGGGCGACGCCGGCCTCACCGGGCGCAAGATCATCGTCGACACCTACGGCGGCATGGCCCGTCACGGCGGCGGCGCCTTCTCCGGCAAGGACCCGTCGAAGGTCGACCGCTCCGCCGCCTACGCGATGCGCTGGGTCGCCAAGAACGTCGTCGCCTCGGGCCTGGCCCGCCGCTGCGAGGTGCAGGTGGCGTACGCGATCGGCAAGGCGCACCCCGTCGGCGTGTTCGTGGAGACCTTCGGCACCGGGGTGCGGCCGGACGCGGACATCCAGAGCGCGGTGCTCGAGGTCTTCGACCTGCGCCCCGCCGCGATCATCCGCGACCTCGACCTGCTGCGCCCCATCTACACCGCGACCGCCGCCTACGGCCACTTCGGCCGCGAGCTGCCCGACTTCTCGTGGGAGCGCACCGACCGCGCCGACGCGCTGCGCGCGGCGGCCGGTCTCTGA
- a CDS encoding primosome assembly protein PriA (binding of PriA to forked DNA starts the assembly of the primosome, also possesses 3'-5' helicase activity) → MTGAPEGEQVALVAAKARRARTRPVPGPAATDPIARVVVDVPLPHLDRPFDYLVPEPLSAAAVPGTRVWVRFSGGLVDGWVVERAASTEHVGRLERVAKVVSPEPVLTPEVAWLARAVADRWAGTMPDVLRAAVPPRHAATEKALDAAGDPPDAPAPPAPDGAGTWSAYPGGAALLGRLADPALRFTPAAPGPRAVWTASPGEDPAVAVAELVVAAAHAGRGAVVVVPDARDVARIDRALAQRLGADGVRRHRVLTADLGPAARYRAFLEIRRGHVRVVVGTRAAVFAPVRDLGLVVLWDDGDDSLAEPHAPYWHAREVLVLRAARSGAAFVAGSTSRSAECAALVSGGWAREVALPKAELRARRPRVLTSGSDAELARDEAATTARLPHVAWDAARAALREGPVLVQVPRRGYVPTLACQSCREPARCTTCHGPLGVTSGHAVPTCSWCGRTAGGWSCPRCGGTRLRAVSVGERRTAEELGRAFPGVPVRVSGRDDGTNGVLDAVGAEPALVVCTPGAEPRAEGGYAAALLLDGRLMLDRPDLRAAEEAVRRWLHAASLVRPASAGGTVVLLADPSLPAVQAVVRLDPGGFAARELTERELLHLPPAWRVAEVTGAGDDVADLLGHARLPEDATVLGPVVVPPPRRGPAAEPRSRALVVAPRPAGLELASALRAAAAIRSARKEGGPVAVRIDPVRIG, encoded by the coding sequence GTGACCGGAGCGCCCGAGGGCGAGCAGGTCGCCCTCGTGGCGGCCAAGGCCCGCCGCGCCCGCACCCGGCCGGTGCCCGGCCCGGCGGCCACCGACCCCATCGCGCGCGTCGTGGTGGACGTGCCCCTGCCGCACCTCGACCGCCCCTTCGACTACCTGGTGCCCGAGCCCCTCTCGGCCGCCGCGGTGCCCGGCACCCGGGTGTGGGTGCGGTTCTCCGGCGGCCTGGTCGACGGCTGGGTCGTGGAGCGCGCCGCCTCGACCGAGCACGTCGGGCGGCTCGAGCGCGTCGCCAAGGTGGTCAGCCCCGAGCCGGTGCTCACCCCGGAGGTCGCCTGGCTCGCGCGCGCGGTGGCCGACCGCTGGGCCGGCACCATGCCCGACGTCCTGCGCGCCGCGGTGCCGCCCCGGCACGCGGCCACGGAGAAGGCGCTCGACGCGGCCGGCGACCCGCCCGACGCGCCGGCCCCGCCCGCCCCCGACGGCGCCGGCACCTGGTCGGCCTACCCCGGTGGCGCGGCCCTGCTCGGGCGGCTGGCCGACCCGGCGCTGCGCTTCACCCCGGCGGCCCCGGGACCGCGGGCCGTGTGGACGGCCAGCCCCGGCGAGGACCCTGCGGTCGCCGTGGCCGAGCTGGTCGTGGCCGCCGCGCACGCCGGCCGCGGCGCGGTGGTCGTCGTCCCCGACGCCCGCGACGTGGCCCGCATCGACCGGGCCCTCGCGCAGCGCCTCGGCGCCGACGGCGTGCGCCGGCACCGGGTGCTCACCGCGGACCTCGGCCCGGCCGCGCGCTACCGGGCGTTCCTCGAGATCCGGCGCGGGCACGTGCGGGTGGTGGTCGGCACGCGCGCGGCGGTGTTCGCGCCCGTCCGCGACCTCGGGCTCGTGGTGCTCTGGGACGACGGCGACGACTCCCTGGCCGAGCCGCACGCGCCCTACTGGCACGCCCGCGAGGTGCTCGTGCTGCGCGCGGCGCGCAGCGGCGCCGCCTTCGTGGCCGGGTCGACGTCGCGCTCCGCGGAGTGCGCCGCGCTGGTCTCGGGGGGCTGGGCCCGCGAGGTCGCGCTGCCCAAGGCCGAGCTGCGGGCCCGGCGCCCGCGGGTGCTCACCAGCGGGAGCGACGCCGAGCTGGCCCGCGACGAGGCGGCCACCACGGCCCGGCTGCCGCACGTGGCCTGGGACGCGGCCCGCGCCGCCCTGCGCGAGGGGCCGGTGCTCGTGCAGGTGCCGCGCCGCGGCTACGTGCCCACCCTCGCCTGCCAGTCCTGCCGCGAGCCCGCGCGCTGCACCACCTGCCACGGCCCGCTGGGCGTCACCAGCGGGCATGCCGTGCCCACGTGTTCCTGGTGCGGGCGCACGGCGGGCGGCTGGTCGTGCCCGCGGTGCGGCGGCACCCGCCTGCGCGCGGTCTCCGTGGGCGAGCGGCGCACCGCGGAGGAGCTGGGCCGGGCCTTCCCCGGCGTCCCGGTGCGGGTGTCGGGCCGCGACGACGGGACCAACGGCGTGCTCGACGCCGTGGGGGCCGAGCCCGCGCTGGTGGTCTGCACGCCCGGCGCCGAGCCGCGGGCGGAGGGCGGGTACGCCGCGGCCCTCCTGCTCGACGGCCGGCTCATGCTCGACCGGCCCGACCTGCGCGCGGCCGAGGAGGCGGTGCGCCGGTGGCTGCACGCGGCCAGCCTCGTACGCCCGGCGTCGGCCGGCGGCACGGTGGTGCTGCTCGCGGACCCGTCGCTGCCGGCGGTGCAGGCCGTCGTGCGCCTCGACCCGGGCGGCTTCGCGGCGCGCGAGCTCACCGAGCGCGAGCTGCTGCACCTGCCGCCGGCGTGGCGGGTCGCGGAGGTGACCGGCGCGGGCGACGACGTGGCCGACCTGCTCGGCCACGCGCGGCTGCCCGAGGACGCCACCGTGCTCGGCCCGGTCGTGGTGCCGCCCCCGCGGCGCGGGCCGGCCGCCGAGCCGCGCTCGCGCGCCCTCGTGGTGGCGCCGCGACCGGCCGGCCTCGAGCTCGCCTCCGCGCTGCGCGCCGCCGCCGCGATCCGCAGCGCGCGCAAGGAGGGCGGCCCGGTCGCGGTGCGGATCGACCCGGTGCGCATCGGCTGA
- a CDS encoding GNAT family N-acetyltransferase, whose amino-acid sequence MTRHELRTPRLALRAWREDDLGPFAAMNADERVMRWFPSTMTREQSAASMARFDAVHAELGFTAWAVEVLGSTRGSAPFVGFVGLVPPSFEAPFPHAQPLVEVGWRLAPDWWGLGIATEAAAAALRFGLLDAGLPEVVSFTVPANLASQAVMQRLGMRYDGVFDHPRATPGQWWRPHVLYRAVAGDLGDDGPPPADPSGRTHP is encoded by the coding sequence GTGACGCGGCACGAGCTGCGCACGCCCCGGCTGGCGCTGCGGGCCTGGCGCGAGGACGACCTCGGGCCGTTCGCGGCGATGAACGCCGACGAGCGCGTCATGCGCTGGTTCCCCTCCACGATGACGCGCGAGCAGAGCGCCGCGAGCATGGCCCGCTTCGACGCCGTGCACGCGGAGCTGGGCTTCACCGCCTGGGCCGTCGAGGTGCTCGGCTCCACGCGAGGCAGCGCGCCGTTCGTGGGCTTCGTGGGACTGGTGCCGCCGTCGTTCGAGGCTCCGTTCCCGCACGCGCAGCCGCTCGTCGAGGTGGGCTGGCGCCTGGCCCCGGACTGGTGGGGGCTGGGGATCGCCACCGAGGCGGCCGCCGCGGCCCTGCGGTTCGGCCTGCTGGACGCCGGCCTGCCCGAGGTGGTGTCGTTCACGGTGCCGGCCAACCTGGCCTCGCAGGCGGTGATGCAGCGCCTCGGCATGCGCTACGACGGCGTCTTCGACCACCCGCGCGCGACCCCCGGCCAGTGGTGGCGCCCGCACGTGCTCTACCGGGCCGTGGCGGGCGACCTCGGGGACGACGGCCCCCCGCCGGCGGACCCGTCCGGTAGAACACACCCGTGA
- a CDS encoding 30S ribosomal protein S13, protein MALPPLTPEQRAAALEKAAEARRIRAEVKNRLKRSGASIGEVIAAGQTDDIIGKMKVSALLESMPGVGKVRAAEIMERLQIAENRRVRGLGTHQIAALEKEFSA, encoded by the coding sequence GTGGCCCTACCGCCCCTGACCCCCGAGCAGCGCGCGGCCGCCCTGGAGAAGGCCGCCGAGGCACGACGCATCCGCGCGGAGGTCAAGAACCGTCTCAAGCGTTCCGGGGCCTCGATCGGCGAGGTCATCGCCGCGGGCCAGACCGACGACATCATCGGCAAGATGAAGGTCTCGGCCCTGCTCGAGTCGATGCCCGGCGTCGGCAAGGTGCGGGCGGCCGAGATCATGGAGCGCCTGCAGATCGCGGAGAACCGCCGCGTCCGGGGCCTCGGCACGCACCAGATCGCGGCGCTGGAGAAGGAGTTCTCCGCCTGA
- a CDS encoding DNA-directed RNA polymerase subunit omega, with product MSGTVSSPEGITNPPIDELLEATDSKYSLVIYASKRARQINAYYSQLGEGLLEYVGPLVETHVQEKPLSIALREINSGLLAATPFDPETESDTGAPVA from the coding sequence GTGTCCGGCACCGTGTCATCCCCCGAGGGCATCACCAACCCGCCCATCGACGAGCTGCTCGAGGCGACCGACTCGAAGTACTCCCTCGTGATCTACGCGTCCAAGCGCGCGCGCCAGATCAACGCCTACTACTCCCAGCTCGGCGAGGGCCTGCTCGAGTACGTCGGCCCGCTGGTCGAGACCCACGTCCAGGAGAAGCCGCTGTCGATCGCGCTGCGCGAGATCAACTCCGGCCTGCTCGCCGCGACGCCGTTCGACCCCGAGACGGAGTCGGACACCGGCGCCCCGGTCGCCTGA
- a CDS encoding guanylate kinase, with product MNARLTVLSGPSGVGKSTVVQNLRATRPDVWLSVSATTRRPRPGETHGVEYFFVDHAEFARMVEEGELLEYAEFAGNFYGTPRRPVLEHLEQGTPVVLEIELQGARQVRASMPDALFVFLAPPSWDELVRRLVGRGTEPAEVIRARLATAQVELAAESEFDATVVNASVEEATGALLALMGLSPL from the coding sequence CTGAACGCCCGCCTGACCGTCCTGTCCGGTCCCTCCGGGGTGGGCAAGAGCACGGTCGTGCAGAACCTGCGCGCCACGCGTCCCGACGTCTGGCTCTCCGTGTCGGCCACCACCCGGCGCCCGCGCCCGGGGGAGACCCACGGGGTCGAGTACTTCTTCGTCGACCACGCCGAGTTCGCCCGGATGGTCGAGGAGGGCGAGCTGCTCGAGTACGCCGAGTTCGCCGGCAACTTCTACGGCACCCCGCGCCGTCCCGTGCTCGAGCACCTCGAGCAGGGCACCCCGGTGGTGCTCGAGATCGAGCTCCAGGGCGCCCGTCAGGTGCGGGCGAGCATGCCCGACGCGCTGTTCGTGTTCCTCGCACCGCCGTCGTGGGACGAGCTGGTGCGCCGGCTGGTGGGTCGGGGCACCGAGCCGGCCGAGGTGATCCGGGCCCGGCTGGCCACCGCCCAGGTGGAGCTGGCCGCCGAGTCGGAGTTCGACGCGACGGTGGTCAACGCGTCCGTCGAGGAGGCCACCGGAGCCTTGCTAGCATTGATGGGTCTGAGCCCCCTCTGA